Proteins co-encoded in one Callospermophilus lateralis isolate mCalLat2 chromosome 2, mCalLat2.hap1, whole genome shotgun sequence genomic window:
- the Pkn3 gene encoding serine/threonine-protein kinase N3 isoform X1, producing the protein MPFLPLHSREHQCHTEPELQPQETRRGAHSGSIRTRGCAAVSDLGEGSGALLRRGREAALVARVSGGGARSRVFRAASREVSSLKALAEEPGLPEPEWTRGGARAAPWRRGLRGRPLALALLPGAAKGFPEPRPCPLTAWPGGPAETWSGGCLSLGSHPSTGLRRWNQERAELGMAASVASGKQRNRPWPLGPLTACLLLVTLGPGQRPPEDEKEVIRRAIQKELKIKEGMENLRRVATDRRHLGHVQQLLRSSNRRLEQLHGQLQELHARVLLPSPAEPVASGPRLQAEQSRAGHLEALRRQLQVELKVKQGAENMTYTCASGTPKERKLLAAAQQMLQDSQLKVALLRMKISSLEASGSSESGPELRTEELQHRLRIETAVAEGAKNVVKLLGGRRIQDRKALAEAQLQLQESSQKLDLLRLALEKLLEELPPAHPLRNRVAQELRTSVLGNSQPSGMLVKPVALTGTLQVRLLGCKQLLTTVPGRSPVAVLAGSPSEGWIRARAKQQRGGGDLAREVLAVLKVDNRVVGQTSWGQVAEHSWDQTFVIPLERARELEIGVHWKDWRQLCGVAFLRLEDFLDNACHQLSLSLVPQGQLFAQVTFCDPVIERRPRLQRQKRIFSKRRGQDFLRASQMNLSMAAWGRLVMNLLPPCSSPSTISPPKGCPHTPATHHETSNSASPSDFLPKKTSLGEEMKPPPKPPRLFLAQEPNLEETPVPCTKRPHMAPRTGRTPTSPASPVRKAPRLQDFRCLAVLGRGHFGKVLLVQFKGTGKYYAIKALKKQEVLSRDEIDSLYCEKRVLEAAGCAGHPFLLSLAACFQTASHVCFVTEFVPGGDLMMQIHEDVFPEPQACFYLACVVLGLQFLHEKRIIYRDLKLDNLLLDAQGFLKIADFGLCKEGIGFGDRTSTFCGTPEFLAPEVLTQESYTRAVDWWGLGVLLYEMLVGECPFPGDTEEEVFDCIVNSEAPYPHFLSVQSLELIQKLLQKCPEQRLGAGKQDAEEIKVQPFFRTTDWQALLTRTVQPPFVPTLCGPADLRYFEGEFTGLPPALTPPAPRRSLTTCQQAAFQDFDFVSERFLGP; encoded by the exons ATGCCCTTCCTGCCCCTCCATTCCCGGGAGCATCAGTGTCACACCGAGCCGGAACTGCAGCCTCAGGAGACCAGGCGCGGGGCCCATTCCGGCTCAATTCGGACCCGCGGCTGCGCTGCGGTCTCGGATTTAGGAGAGGGGTCTGGGGCGCTGCTGCGACGCGGCCGAGAGGCGGCGCTGGTCGCGCGGGTCTCGGGAGGGGGCGCCCGATCCCGCGTCTTCCGCGCCGCCTCCCGGGAAGTTTCAAGTTTGAAAGCGCTGGCGGAGGAGCCGGGGCTTCCGGAACCGGAGTGGACGAGAGGAGGGGCCCGAGCGGCGCCATGGAGGAGGGGGCTCCGCGGCAG gcctttggctttggccctcttgCCTGGGGCGGCCAAAGGATTTCCTGAACCTCGCCCTTGCCCTCTGACTGCCTGGCCAGGCGGCCCAGCAGAGACCTGGAGTGGGGGGTGTCTGAGCCTGGGTAGCCACCCTTCCACTGGGCTCAGGAGATGGAACCAAGAGAG AGCTGAGCTGGGAATGGCTGCCTCTGTGGCATCGGGAAAGCAGAGGAACAGACCTTGGCCTCTTGGGCCATTGACTGCCTGCCTTCTCCTTGTGACTTTGG GGCCAGGCCAGAGACCCCCAGAGGATGAGAAAGAGGTGATCCGTCGGGCCATCCAGAAGGAGCTGAAAATCAAGGAGGGTATGGAGAATCTGAGGCGTGTGGCCACAGACCGCCGCCATCTGGGCCACGTGCAGCAGCTGCTGCGATCCTCCAACCGCCGTCTGGAGCAGCTGCATGGCCAGCTGCAGGAGCTGCATGCCCGCGTGTTGCTGCCCAGCCCGGCTG AGCCTGTGGCCTCTGGCCCCCGGCTGCAGGCAGAGCAGTCACGGGCTGGGCATCTGGAGGCCCTGCGGAGGCAGTTGCAGGTGGAACTGAAGGTGAAGCAGGGGGCTGAGAACATGACGTACACGTGTGCCAGCGGCACCCCCAAG GAAAGAAAGCTCCTGGCAGCTGCCCAACAGATGCTGCAGGATAGCCAGCTGAAGGTGGCCCTGCTGCGGATGAAGATCAGCAGCCTGGAGGCCAGCGGATCCTCTGAGTCAG GCCCTGAGCTTCGGACAGAGGAGCTACAGCATCGGCTGCGCATTGAGACAGCCGTGGCCGAGGGAGCCAAGAATGTGGTGAAGCTACTTGGTGGCCGCAGGATACAGGACCGCAAAGCCCTGGctgag GCCCAGCTCCAACTGCAGGAATCCTCCCAGAAGCTGGACCTCCTGCGGCTGGCCTTGGAGAAGCTGCTGGAGGAATTACCTCCTGCCCACCCTCTGCGCAACAGGGTGGCCCAAGAACTGCGGACTTCAGTGCTTGGGAACAGCCAGCCTTCAGGAATGCTTGTGAAGCCCGTCGCCCTGACAG GAACACTGCAGGTCCGCCTCCTGGGCTGTAAACAGCTGCTGACCACCGTGCCTGGACGTTCTCCAGTGGCTGTGTTGGCTGGCAGCCCCTCTGAGGGCTGGATCCGAGCCAGAGCCAAGCAGCAGCGTGGTGGAGGCGATCTGGCCA GGGAGGTGCTGGCTGTGCTAAAGGTGGACAACCGTGTTGTGGGCCAGACAAGCTGGGGACAGGTGGCTGAGCACTCCTGGGACCAGACCTTTGTCATCCCCCTGGAGCGA GCCCGTGAGCTGGAGATCGGGGTGCACTGGAAGGACTGGCGGCAGCTGTGTGGTGTGGCCTTCCTGAGGCTGGAGGACTTCCTGGACAATGCCTGTCATCAGCTGTCCCTCAGCCTGGTGCCACAGGGGCAGCTCTTTGCCCAG gtgaccttctgtgatcCTGTTATTGAGAGAAGGCCCCGTCTGCAGAGACAGAAACGCATTTTCTCTAAACGCAGAG GCCAGGACTTCCTGAGAGCGTCCCAGATGAATCTCAGCATGGCAGCCTGGGGGCGCTTGGTCATGAACCTGCTGCCCCCCTGTAGCTCACCAAGCACCATCTCCCCACCTAAGGGGTGCCCTCACACTCCAGCTACACACCATGAAACCTCCAACTCTGCTTCCCCCAG TGATTTCCTGCCCAAGAAGACTTCCTTGGGAGAAGAGATGAAGCCCCCACCCAAGCCCCCACGCCTCTTCCTGGCCCAGGAACCAAACCTGGAGGAGACTCCAGTGCCG TGCACCAAACGCCCACACATGGCGCCTAGGACTGGACGCACACCCACCTCTCCGGCCTCACCTGTCAG GAAAGCCCCCCGGCTTCAGGACTTCCGCTGCTTGGCTGTGCTGGGCCGGGGACACTTTGGGAAG GTTCTCCTGGTTCAGTTCAAGGGGACAGGGAAATACTATGCCATCAAGGCTCTGAAGAAGCAGGAGGTGCTGAGCCGTGATGAAATCGACAG CCTCTACTGTGAGAAGCGGGTCCTGGAGGCCGCAGGCTGCGCGGGGCACCCCTTCCTGCTCTCCCTTGCTGCCTGCTTCCAGACTGCCAGCCACGTCTGCTTTGTGACTGAGTTTGTGCCTGGGGGTGACCTCATGATGCAGATACATGAAGATGTCTTCCCTGAGCCCCAGGCCTG CTTCTACCTGGCCTGTGTGGTCCTGGGGCTGCAGTTCTTACACGAGAAGAGGATAATTTACAG GGACCTGAAGCTGGATAATCTTCTACTGGATGCCCAGGGCTTCCTGAAGATCGCAGACTTTGGGTTATGCAAAGAAG GGATCGGCTTTGGGGACCGGACAAGCACCTTCTGTGGCACCCCAGAGTTCCTGGCTCCTGAGGTGCTGACTCAGGAGTCCTACACACGGGCTGTGGACTGGTGGGGGCTGGGAGTGCTGCTCTACGAGATGTTGGTGGGTGAG TGCCCGTTCCCAGGAGACACAGAAGAGGAGGTGTTTGACTGCATCGTCAATTCAGAAGCCCCATACCCCCACTTTCTGTCTGTGCAAAGTCTAGAGCTCATTCAGAag CTCCTCCAGAAGTGCCCAGAGCAGCGCCTTGGG
- the Pkn3 gene encoding serine/threonine-protein kinase N3 isoform X2: protein MEEGAPRQLGPGQRPPEDEKEVIRRAIQKELKIKEGMENLRRVATDRRHLGHVQQLLRSSNRRLEQLHGQLQELHARVLLPSPAEPVASGPRLQAEQSRAGHLEALRRQLQVELKVKQGAENMTYTCASGTPKERKLLAAAQQMLQDSQLKVALLRMKISSLEASGSSESGPELRTEELQHRLRIETAVAEGAKNVVKLLGGRRIQDRKALAEAQLQLQESSQKLDLLRLALEKLLEELPPAHPLRNRVAQELRTSVLGNSQPSGMLVKPVALTGTLQVRLLGCKQLLTTVPGRSPVAVLAGSPSEGWIRARAKQQRGGGDLAREVLAVLKVDNRVVGQTSWGQVAEHSWDQTFVIPLERARELEIGVHWKDWRQLCGVAFLRLEDFLDNACHQLSLSLVPQGQLFAQVTFCDPVIERRPRLQRQKRIFSKRRGQDFLRASQMNLSMAAWGRLVMNLLPPCSSPSTISPPKGCPHTPATHHETSNSASPSDFLPKKTSLGEEMKPPPKPPRLFLAQEPNLEETPVPCTKRPHMAPRTGRTPTSPASPVRKAPRLQDFRCLAVLGRGHFGKVLLVQFKGTGKYYAIKALKKQEVLSRDEIDSLYCEKRVLEAAGCAGHPFLLSLAACFQTASHVCFVTEFVPGGDLMMQIHEDVFPEPQACFYLACVVLGLQFLHEKRIIYRDLKLDNLLLDAQGFLKIADFGLCKEGIGFGDRTSTFCGTPEFLAPEVLTQESYTRAVDWWGLGVLLYEMLVGECPFPGDTEEEVFDCIVNSEAPYPHFLSVQSLELIQKLLQKCPEQRLGAGKQDAEEIKVQPFFRTTDWQALLTRTVQPPFVPTLCGPADLRYFEGEFTGLPPALTPPAPRRSLTTCQQAAFQDFDFVSERFLGP, encoded by the exons ATGGAGGAGGGGGCTCCGCGGCAG CTAGGGCCAGGCCAGAGACCCCCAGAGGATGAGAAAGAGGTGATCCGTCGGGCCATCCAGAAGGAGCTGAAAATCAAGGAGGGTATGGAGAATCTGAGGCGTGTGGCCACAGACCGCCGCCATCTGGGCCACGTGCAGCAGCTGCTGCGATCCTCCAACCGCCGTCTGGAGCAGCTGCATGGCCAGCTGCAGGAGCTGCATGCCCGCGTGTTGCTGCCCAGCCCGGCTG AGCCTGTGGCCTCTGGCCCCCGGCTGCAGGCAGAGCAGTCACGGGCTGGGCATCTGGAGGCCCTGCGGAGGCAGTTGCAGGTGGAACTGAAGGTGAAGCAGGGGGCTGAGAACATGACGTACACGTGTGCCAGCGGCACCCCCAAG GAAAGAAAGCTCCTGGCAGCTGCCCAACAGATGCTGCAGGATAGCCAGCTGAAGGTGGCCCTGCTGCGGATGAAGATCAGCAGCCTGGAGGCCAGCGGATCCTCTGAGTCAG GCCCTGAGCTTCGGACAGAGGAGCTACAGCATCGGCTGCGCATTGAGACAGCCGTGGCCGAGGGAGCCAAGAATGTGGTGAAGCTACTTGGTGGCCGCAGGATACAGGACCGCAAAGCCCTGGctgag GCCCAGCTCCAACTGCAGGAATCCTCCCAGAAGCTGGACCTCCTGCGGCTGGCCTTGGAGAAGCTGCTGGAGGAATTACCTCCTGCCCACCCTCTGCGCAACAGGGTGGCCCAAGAACTGCGGACTTCAGTGCTTGGGAACAGCCAGCCTTCAGGAATGCTTGTGAAGCCCGTCGCCCTGACAG GAACACTGCAGGTCCGCCTCCTGGGCTGTAAACAGCTGCTGACCACCGTGCCTGGACGTTCTCCAGTGGCTGTGTTGGCTGGCAGCCCCTCTGAGGGCTGGATCCGAGCCAGAGCCAAGCAGCAGCGTGGTGGAGGCGATCTGGCCA GGGAGGTGCTGGCTGTGCTAAAGGTGGACAACCGTGTTGTGGGCCAGACAAGCTGGGGACAGGTGGCTGAGCACTCCTGGGACCAGACCTTTGTCATCCCCCTGGAGCGA GCCCGTGAGCTGGAGATCGGGGTGCACTGGAAGGACTGGCGGCAGCTGTGTGGTGTGGCCTTCCTGAGGCTGGAGGACTTCCTGGACAATGCCTGTCATCAGCTGTCCCTCAGCCTGGTGCCACAGGGGCAGCTCTTTGCCCAG gtgaccttctgtgatcCTGTTATTGAGAGAAGGCCCCGTCTGCAGAGACAGAAACGCATTTTCTCTAAACGCAGAG GCCAGGACTTCCTGAGAGCGTCCCAGATGAATCTCAGCATGGCAGCCTGGGGGCGCTTGGTCATGAACCTGCTGCCCCCCTGTAGCTCACCAAGCACCATCTCCCCACCTAAGGGGTGCCCTCACACTCCAGCTACACACCATGAAACCTCCAACTCTGCTTCCCCCAG TGATTTCCTGCCCAAGAAGACTTCCTTGGGAGAAGAGATGAAGCCCCCACCCAAGCCCCCACGCCTCTTCCTGGCCCAGGAACCAAACCTGGAGGAGACTCCAGTGCCG TGCACCAAACGCCCACACATGGCGCCTAGGACTGGACGCACACCCACCTCTCCGGCCTCACCTGTCAG GAAAGCCCCCCGGCTTCAGGACTTCCGCTGCTTGGCTGTGCTGGGCCGGGGACACTTTGGGAAG GTTCTCCTGGTTCAGTTCAAGGGGACAGGGAAATACTATGCCATCAAGGCTCTGAAGAAGCAGGAGGTGCTGAGCCGTGATGAAATCGACAG CCTCTACTGTGAGAAGCGGGTCCTGGAGGCCGCAGGCTGCGCGGGGCACCCCTTCCTGCTCTCCCTTGCTGCCTGCTTCCAGACTGCCAGCCACGTCTGCTTTGTGACTGAGTTTGTGCCTGGGGGTGACCTCATGATGCAGATACATGAAGATGTCTTCCCTGAGCCCCAGGCCTG CTTCTACCTGGCCTGTGTGGTCCTGGGGCTGCAGTTCTTACACGAGAAGAGGATAATTTACAG GGACCTGAAGCTGGATAATCTTCTACTGGATGCCCAGGGCTTCCTGAAGATCGCAGACTTTGGGTTATGCAAAGAAG GGATCGGCTTTGGGGACCGGACAAGCACCTTCTGTGGCACCCCAGAGTTCCTGGCTCCTGAGGTGCTGACTCAGGAGTCCTACACACGGGCTGTGGACTGGTGGGGGCTGGGAGTGCTGCTCTACGAGATGTTGGTGGGTGAG TGCCCGTTCCCAGGAGACACAGAAGAGGAGGTGTTTGACTGCATCGTCAATTCAGAAGCCCCATACCCCCACTTTCTGTCTGTGCAAAGTCTAGAGCTCATTCAGAag CTCCTCCAGAAGTGCCCAGAGCAGCGCCTTGGG
- the Set gene encoding protein SET, translating to MSAPAAKVSKKELNSNHDGADETSEKEQQEAIEHIDEVQNEIDRLNEQASEEILKVEQKYNKLRQPFFQKRSELIAKIPNFWVTTFVNHPQVSALLGEEDEEALHYLTRVEVTEFEDIKSGYRIDFYFDENPYFENKVLSKEFHLNESGDPSSKSTEIKWKSGKDLTKRSSQTQNKASRKRQHEEPESFFTWFTDHSDAGADELGEVIKDDIWPNPLQYYLVPDMDDEEGEGEEDDDDDEEEEGLEDIDEEGDEDEGEEDEDDDEGEEGEEDEGEDD from the exons ATGTCGGCGCCGGCGGCCAAAGTCAGTAAAAAGGAGCTCAACTCCAACCACGACGGGGCCGACGAGACCTCAG AAAAAGAACAACAAGAAGCAATTGAACATATCGATGAAGTACAAAATGAAATAGACAG ACTTAATGAACAAGCCAGTGAGGAGATATTGAAAGTAGAACAGAAATATAACAAACTCCGCCAACCATTTTTTCAGAAGAGGTCAGAATTGATCGCCAAAATCCCAAATTTTTGGGTAACAACATTTGTCAACCACCCACAAG TGTCCGCACTGCTTGGGGAGGAAGATGAAGAGGCGCTGCATTATTTGACCAGAGTTGAAGTGACAGAATTTGAAGATATCAAATCAGGTTACAGAATAGATTTT TATTTTGATGAAAATCCTTACTTCGAAAATAAAGTTCTCTCCAAAGAATTTCATCTGAATGAGAGTGGTGATCCATCTTCAAAGTCCACTGAAATCAAATGGAAATCTGGAAAG gATTTGACGAAACGTTCAAGTCAAACGCAGAATAAAGCCAGCAGGAAGAGGCAGCATGAAGAACCAGAGAGCTTCTTTACCTGGTTTACTGACCATTCTGATGCAGGTGCAGATGAGTTAGGAGAGGTCATCAAAGATGATATTTGGCCAAATCCATTGCAGTACTATTTG gttcCTGATATGGATGATGaagaaggggaaggagaagaagatgatgatgatgatgaagaagaagaaggattggaAGATATTGATGAAGAAGGGGATGAGGATGAAGGTGAAGAAGATGAAGATGATGATgaaggggaggaaggagag GAGGATGAAGGAGAAGACGACTAA